In Nerophis ophidion isolate RoL-2023_Sa linkage group LG03, RoL_Noph_v1.0, whole genome shotgun sequence, the following are encoded in one genomic region:
- the LOC133549569 gene encoding regulator of G-protein signaling 6-like isoform X4, giving the protein MEEWKRIPVPCSSAIYLCKRTMQNKARLELADYEAENLARLQRAFARKWEFIFMQAEAQVKIDRKKDKAERKILDSQERAFWDVHRPVPGCVNTTEMDIRKCRREKNPHRVKKSVYGLPDDNHSQPSPIHMSSQPARKPTKEDVQKEITFLNIQLDRHCLKVSKVADSLMGYTEQFMDYDPFVSPTEPSNPWFSDDCSFWDLEASLDPSQQRVKKWGFSLEEALKDTAGREQFLRFLESEFSSENLRFWLAVQDLKRRPLQEVPSRAQEIWQEFLAEGAPSSINLDSHSYERTSHNLKDPGRYSFEDAQEHIFTLMKSDSYARFLRSNVYQDLLFARKKLNKRSTVIGSVARLVERPCLRLDGSRFDPHFRQLRHCLGHDTYPPAPSATHTGLHVA; this is encoded by the exons GAGAACCTTGCTAGACTACAGAGGGCTTTTGCCAGAAAGTGGGAGTTTATCTTCATGCAAGCTGAGGCTCAAGTCAA AATCGACAGAAAGAAGGACAAGGCAGAAAGGAAGATCCTGGATAGCCAAGAGAGGGCCTTCTGGGATGTCCATCGACCAGTG CCAGGCTGCGTCAACACCACAGAAATGGATATCCGCAAGTGCCGCAGAGAGAAAAACCCACACAGAGTCAAAAAG TCAGTTTATGGGTTACCAGATGATAACCACAGCCAGCCTAGTCCAATCCACATGAGCTCTCAGCCTGCCAGGAAACCCACCAAAGAGGACGTTCAGAAGGAG ATCACCTTCCTCAACATCCAGCTGGACCGACACTGCTTGAAGGTTTCCAAAGTGGCAGACAGCCTGATGGGCTACACGGAGCAGTTCATGGACTACGACCCCTTCGTGTCGCCGACTGAGCCCTCCAACCCTTGGTTCAGTGATGACTGCTCCTTTTGGGACCTGGAGGCAAG TCTGGATCCGAGCCAGCAACGGGTGAAGAAGTGGGGTTTCTCCTTAGAGGAAGCTCTAAAAGACACGGCAGGACGAGAACAGTTCCTGAGGTTCTTGGAGTCAGAGTTCAGCTCAGAGAACCTACG ATTCTGGTTAGCGGTGCAGGATCTGAAGCGACGGCCGCTGCAGGAGGTTCCGTCCCGTGCCCAAGAGATCTGGCAGGAGTTCTTGGCCGAGGGAGCACCAAGTTCTATCAACCTGGACTCTCACAGCTACGAGCGCACGAGCCACAACCTGAAGGACCCTGGACGCTACAGCTTTGAGGATGCTCAG GAGCACATCTTCACGCTGATGAAAAGTGACAGCTATGCACGCTTTTTGAGGTCCAACGTCTACCAAGACCTCCTATTTGCGAGAAAGAAG CTGAATAAAAGGTCAACTGTAATTGGTAGCGTGGCTCGGCTGGTGGAGCGGCCTTGCCTACGacttgatggttccaggttcgacCCCCATTTCCGCCAGCTTCGTCACTGCCTTGGGCATGacacttacccacctgctcccagtgccacccacactggtttacatgtagcTTAA